The following coding sequences are from one Bifidobacteriaceae bacterium window:
- a CDS encoding ferrous iron transport protein A produces the protein MPEVASEPAARTLRSVQAGERATVASVSGRGPTRRRLLEMGVTPGAIVKVERVAPLGDPVEVSVRGSRLTLRKADIDMVIVRPVGAISPASP, from the coding sequence GTGCCTGAAGTCGCCTCCGAACCCGCGGCCCGCACCCTGCGTTCCGTGCAGGCGGGCGAGCGAGCCACCGTCGCCAGCGTGTCCGGGCGCGGACCAACCCGCCGCCGCTTGCTGGAGATGGGCGTCACCCCCGGCGCCATCGTCAAAGTGGAGCGCGTGGCACCGCTGGGCGACCCGGTGGAGGTGTCCGTCAGGGGCAGCCGCCTGACCCTGCGGAAAGCGGACATCGACATGGTGATCGTCCGGCCAGTCGGGGCGATCAGCCCCGCTTCCCCCTGA
- a CDS encoding PadR family transcriptional regulator has product MTVPMALLALLDAGPSHGFDLKRRYDSLLGLGHELKYGQVYATLQRLERDGLAAGVGIQSGAGPDRRVYAITESGVSELETWLASASASPVRRDDVFARVVLALVSGRSPDSVLDSHRRVYLDRMRQLTAGRGAGDAIARLAADYEIAHLEADMQWIELAASRLDAARQAAQAAAVPDGRRGGLDGQQEMPGQL; this is encoded by the coding sequence ATGACGGTGCCGATGGCGTTGCTGGCCCTCCTCGACGCGGGGCCGAGTCACGGCTTTGACCTCAAGAGACGGTACGACTCGCTGCTGGGGCTGGGCCACGAACTGAAGTACGGGCAGGTCTATGCCACGCTGCAACGTTTGGAGCGGGACGGGCTGGCAGCGGGCGTTGGCATTCAGTCCGGCGCTGGACCCGACCGGCGGGTCTACGCCATCACCGAGTCGGGGGTGAGCGAACTCGAGACCTGGCTGGCCAGTGCCTCCGCCTCGCCAGTCCGCCGGGACGACGTGTTCGCCCGCGTGGTGCTGGCGCTGGTTTCGGGGCGCTCGCCGGATTCGGTGCTGGACAGCCATCGGCGCGTCTACCTGGACCGGATGCGGCAACTGACGGCCGGGCGCGGAGCGGGGGACGCGATCGCCCGCCTTGCGGCGGACTACGAGATAGCGCACTTGGAAGCCGACATGCAATGGATCGAGTTGGCCGCATCCCGGCTTGACGCCGCGCGGCAAGCCGCGCAAGCGGCAGCGGTGCCGGACGGCCGGCGTGGGGGATTGGACGGACAGCAAGAGATGCCGGGTCAACTGTGA
- the pyrE gene encoding orotate phosphoribosyltransferase has protein sequence MTDAGAVGAPDPAGLTGVNARTPEDGAFDAAGGEGGVGGPGATDLAGVGAAGVAGVAGGPDGIGGLGATDLAALAALDRREQLRRLVAELAVIRGRVTLASGREADYYVDLRRVTLHHLAAPLVGHLLLDLLEERGLVAGEDYAAAGGLTMGADPVAGAMLHAAAARGLDLDAFVVRKDAKAHGLQRRIEGPDVAGRRVVAVEDTSTTGGSVITAVEALREAGAEVAAVAVIVDRSTGAGAKIEALGLPYYYLFGLADLGL, from the coding sequence ATGACCGACGCGGGCGCGGTCGGCGCGCCTGACCCTGCCGGGCTGACTGGCGTGAATGCGAGGACGCCGGAGGATGGCGCGTTTGACGCCGCTGGCGGGGAAGGCGGCGTCGGCGGACCGGGCGCGACTGACTTGGCTGGCGTGGGTGCTGCGGGCGTGGCCGGAGTCGCTGGCGGGCCGGACGGCATCGGCGGACTGGGGGCGACCGACTTGGCTGCGCTCGCGGCGCTTGACCGGCGGGAACAACTGCGGCGCCTGGTGGCGGAGTTGGCGGTCATTCGCGGGCGGGTCACTTTGGCGTCCGGCCGGGAAGCCGACTACTACGTTGACCTGCGGCGCGTCACGTTGCACCATTTGGCGGCGCCGCTGGTGGGCCACCTGCTGCTTGACCTGCTTGAGGAACGCGGGCTGGTGGCGGGCGAGGACTACGCCGCCGCCGGCGGCCTGACCATGGGCGCGGACCCGGTGGCCGGGGCGATGCTTCACGCCGCCGCCGCTCGCGGCCTGGACTTGGACGCTTTCGTGGTCCGCAAGGACGCCAAGGCGCACGGGCTCCAGCGGCGGATCGAGGGCCCGGACGTCGCGGGCCGCCGCGTGGTCGCGGTCGAGGACACCTCCACCACTGGCGGATCGGTGATCACGGCGGTTGAGGCCCTAAGGGAAGCGGGCGCGGAAGTCGCGGCCGTGGCCGTGATCGTGGACCGGTCGACCGGCGCTGGCGCCAAGATCGAGGCCCTCGGCCTCCCTTACTACTACCTGTTCGGACTGGCTGACCTGGGTTTGTGA
- the feoB gene encoding ferrous iron transport protein B: MTITVALAGNPNCGKTTLFNALTGLHQKVGNWPRVTVERKTGTLQHAPDTTVVDLPGVYSLSPDSLEERISRDYLVNDPPDVIVNVVDATTLERNLFLTLQLLELGIPVVVALNMMDEVAKNGELIDLEKLSARLACPVLGVSALKRTGLKDLVKAAVSAAATSAFPNSGGPCRFSQPIEDGLAWFQQRLDGLIEPRFARFAAIKLLERDPRLPESLTEIANAGEAAIAATERALSDDVESAITEERYVFLGALLDGIVNRRDERVDWSDRIDAVVTNRWLALPIFAAVIFLTYYIAVTTVGTFVTDWANDGVFGEGWSLFGLADVPGVPVAVGNLLDSLRVAPWLSGLILDGIIGGVGAVLGFVPQMMVLFAILASLEACGYISRVAFILDRGFRRFGLSGKSFIPMLISTGCGIPGVMSSRTIESESDRRMTIMTTTFMPCGAKLPIIALVAGAVFNGAWWVAPSAYFVGVGAIIVSGLILKKTKPFRGIPAPFVMELPPYRWPVPTAVLRVMWERSWSFIKRAGTIILLSAVAVWFLSSFAFEGGRLVMVEDLGNGMLASLGRSIAWVFAPLGFGTWDATVATLTGLVAKENVVGTLGVLFGFAEVTEDGSEIWANFAATFTPLTGFAFLIFNLLCAPCFAAIGAIHRELNNTRWTWFAIGYQTAFAYCVALLVNQFGRLFTGGEFGVGTCFAVAVLAVIVFLAVRPVREPSEPDRQDPLDPTRELQGV, translated from the coding sequence ATGACCATCACCGTCGCACTGGCAGGCAACCCCAACTGCGGCAAGACCACGCTGTTCAACGCCCTGACGGGCCTGCATCAGAAGGTGGGCAACTGGCCGCGCGTCACCGTCGAGCGCAAGACCGGCACATTGCAGCACGCACCCGACACGACCGTGGTGGACCTGCCCGGCGTCTACTCGCTCTCCCCGGATTCGCTGGAGGAGCGCATCAGCCGGGACTACCTGGTGAACGACCCGCCGGACGTGATTGTGAACGTGGTGGACGCCACCACGCTGGAACGCAATCTGTTCCTCACGCTGCAACTCTTGGAACTGGGCATACCCGTGGTTGTGGCCCTCAACATGATGGACGAGGTGGCCAAGAACGGCGAGTTGATCGACCTCGAGAAGCTCTCCGCACGCCTCGCCTGCCCGGTGCTGGGCGTCAGCGCCCTCAAGCGCACCGGCCTCAAAGACCTGGTCAAGGCAGCGGTCAGCGCTGCGGCCACCAGCGCCTTCCCCAACAGCGGCGGCCCGTGCCGGTTCAGCCAACCGATCGAGGACGGGCTTGCCTGGTTCCAACAACGCCTGGACGGCCTGATCGAGCCCAGGTTCGCCAGGTTCGCGGCCATCAAACTGCTGGAACGCGACCCCCGCCTGCCCGAGTCCCTCACGGAGATCGCCAACGCGGGCGAAGCCGCGATAGCGGCAACGGAGCGGGCCCTGTCGGACGACGTCGAAAGCGCGATAACCGAAGAACGTTACGTGTTCTTGGGGGCTTTGCTGGACGGCATCGTGAACCGGCGGGACGAACGGGTGGACTGGTCGGACCGGATCGACGCGGTGGTGACCAACCGATGGCTGGCGCTGCCGATCTTCGCGGCTGTGATCTTCCTCACCTACTACATCGCGGTGACCACCGTAGGCACTTTCGTCACCGACTGGGCGAACGACGGCGTGTTCGGCGAAGGCTGGAGCCTGTTCGGGTTGGCGGACGTGCCCGGCGTGCCCGTGGCGGTGGGGAACCTGCTGGACTCGCTGCGGGTGGCGCCGTGGCTGAGCGGGTTGATCCTCGACGGGATCATTGGCGGGGTGGGGGCCGTGCTGGGGTTCGTGCCGCAGATGATGGTGCTGTTCGCCATCCTCGCGTCGCTGGAGGCGTGCGGGTACATCTCGCGGGTGGCGTTCATCCTGGACCGCGGGTTCCGGCGGTTCGGGCTGTCCGGGAAGAGCTTCATCCCCATGCTGATCTCGACCGGGTGCGGGATCCCCGGGGTGATGTCGTCCCGCACCATCGAATCCGAATCCGACCGGCGCATGACCATCATGACCACCACCTTCATGCCGTGCGGGGCCAAGCTGCCGATCATCGCGCTGGTCGCGGGGGCGGTGTTCAACGGCGCCTGGTGGGTCGCGCCGAGCGCCTACTTCGTGGGTGTGGGCGCGATCATCGTCTCCGGTTTGATCCTGAAGAAGACCAAGCCGTTCCGGGGCATACCCGCGCCGTTCGTGATGGAACTGCCGCCGTACCGGTGGCCGGTCCCCACAGCTGTGTTGCGGGTCATGTGGGAGCGGAGTTGGTCCTTCATCAAGCGGGCTGGCACCATCATCTTGCTCTCGGCGGTCGCGGTGTGGTTCTTGTCCTCGTTCGCGTTTGAGGGCGGCCGGCTGGTCATGGTGGAGGACTTGGGCAACGGCATGCTCGCCTCCCTGGGCCGGTCCATCGCGTGGGTGTTCGCCCCGCTCGGATTCGGGACCTGGGACGCCACCGTCGCAACACTGACCGGGCTGGTGGCCAAGGAGAACGTGGTGGGCACGCTGGGTGTCCTGTTCGGCTTCGCCGAGGTCACGGAGGACGGCTCCGAGATCTGGGCCAACTTCGCCGCCACCTTCACGCCGCTGACCGGCTTCGCGTTCCTCATCTTCAACCTGCTGTGCGCGCCGTGCTTCGCCGCCATAGGCGCCATCCACCGCGAGTTGAACAACACGCGCTGGACCTGGTTCGCGATCGGATACCAGACCGCGTTCGCCTACTGCGTGGCGCTGCTGGTCAACCAGTTCGGGCGGCTCTTCACCGGCGGCGAATTCGGCGTGGGCACTTGCTTCGCGGTCGCGGTGCTGGCCGTGATTGTGTTCTTGGCGGTCCGCCCGGTTCGCGAACCCTCCGAGCCGGACCGCCAGGACCCGCTCGACCCGACCCGCGAGTTGCAGGGGGTCTAG
- a CDS encoding ferrous iron transport protein A: protein MTSLTTIRIDAVELASVKPGAACRVSHIDGNPSLRKCLEDMGFTAGAEIVVERKVRDNVIVKVRGARVAIGGPDARRVVVTPGA, encoded by the coding sequence GTGACGAGCTTGACGACGATCCGCATCGATGCCGTCGAGCTCGCCTCGGTCAAGCCGGGTGCCGCGTGCCGCGTTAGCCACATTGACGGGAACCCGTCACTGCGCAAGTGCCTGGAGGACATGGGGTTCACGGCGGGCGCCGAAATCGTGGTGGAGCGCAAGGTCCGCGACAACGTCATCGTGAAGGTGCGCGGGGCGCGCGTCGCCATAGGCGGCCCCGACGCCCGCCGCGTCGTGGTGACGCCAGGTGCCTGA
- the xth gene encoding exodeoxyribonuclease III, with amino-acid sequence MRIATWNVNSLRARLDRTLNYLQEHQVDVLALQETKVKDEAFPSQAFEEIGYQVARSGFNQWNGVAVVSRVGLANVQTALPGQPAFAKPGTEPQVEARALAADCDGVTVWSLYVPHGRGQNDPHMAYKLRFLRTLADDAASWLAANPSAQIALVGDFNVAPLDTDVWDPAAFEGLTHVSPAERAAFAALAEAGFREVTREHLPAEHLYTQWDYQQLRFAKDEGMRIDFAYCSPALADRVTSVAIIRDERKGKGASDHVPVELTIASGPLL; translated from the coding sequence ATGCGGATAGCCACTTGGAACGTCAACTCGCTTCGCGCCCGCCTTGACCGGACTCTGAATTACCTGCAAGAACACCAGGTGGACGTGCTGGCCTTGCAGGAAACCAAAGTCAAAGACGAGGCGTTCCCGTCCCAGGCGTTCGAGGAGATCGGCTATCAGGTGGCGCGTTCCGGCTTCAACCAGTGGAACGGGGTGGCGGTGGTCTCCCGCGTCGGCCTGGCCAACGTTCAGACGGCTTTGCCTGGTCAACCCGCTTTTGCCAAGCCTGGCACCGAACCGCAGGTGGAGGCCCGCGCTTTGGCCGCCGATTGCGACGGGGTGACCGTTTGGTCGCTGTACGTGCCCCACGGCCGCGGCCAGAACGACCCGCACATGGCCTACAAGTTGCGCTTCCTGAGGACCCTTGCCGACGATGCCGCCTCCTGGCTCGCCGCCAACCCCTCCGCCCAGATCGCTTTGGTTGGGGACTTCAACGTGGCGCCCCTGGACACCGACGTGTGGGACCCGGCCGCATTCGAAGGCCTGACCCATGTCTCGCCCGCCGAGCGCGCGGCGTTCGCCGCCCTGGCGGAGGCGGGTTTCCGCGAGGTCACCCGCGAGCACCTCCCCGCCGAGCATCTGTACACCCAGTGGGACTACCAGCAACTGCGTTTCGCCAAGGACGAGGGCATGCGGATCGACTTCGCGTACTGCTCGCCCGCGTTGGCGGACCGGGTGACCTCGGTCGCCATCATCCGCGACGAACGCAAAGGCAAGGGAGCCTCCGACCACGTCCCGGTCGAGTTGACCATCGCTTCTGGCCCGCTCCTCTAG
- a CDS encoding FeoB-associated Cys-rich membrane protein: MGQGTSLLGTLLVGTLVLALVVGVVVKLVRDKQAGRRSCAAGSCGGCPSNADCGVPADSRPTAHRACQTPPPGRTALGFPQVKPSSGPPD, from the coding sequence ATGGGCCAGGGGACAAGCCTGCTGGGCACATTGCTGGTCGGGACGCTGGTGTTGGCCCTCGTGGTCGGGGTCGTGGTGAAACTGGTCCGCGACAAGCAGGCCGGGCGCCGTTCTTGCGCCGCGGGCTCCTGCGGCGGCTGCCCGTCAAACGCCGATTGCGGCGTCCCGGCGGATTCGCGGCCGACTGCCCACCGCGCGTGCCAAACCCCGCCTCCCGGCCGGACCGCGCTCGGCTTCCCCCAGGTCAAACCCTCTTCGGGCCCCCCGGACTGA
- a CDS encoding SDR family NAD(P)-dependent oxidoreductase, whose product MGTALITGASAGLGEEFAWQLATVRHNLVLVARDEERLGQVAAKIRSAAGVRVEVLPADLSKERDLGKVVARVRQPARPVGLLVNNAGFAVRQSFLKASLRDLAAMEKVMVHSVMVLSHEAARAMVERRRGAILNVSSVAAYLASGVYAADKAWVKTFTEGLAVELRGTGVTATALLPGLTRTEFHARAGLDYLSYPSVAWLSAADVVSRALSDVRRGAVLSTPSLRYGVIGQIARVLPRSLVRAISGVEDR is encoded by the coding sequence ATGGGTACAGCACTGATCACGGGGGCGAGCGCTGGGCTGGGCGAGGAATTCGCCTGGCAATTGGCCACTGTCCGGCACAACCTGGTGTTGGTGGCGCGTGACGAGGAGCGTCTGGGGCAGGTGGCAGCGAAGATCCGCTCGGCGGCCGGCGTGCGAGTCGAGGTCCTGCCAGCCGACCTGTCCAAGGAACGAGACCTCGGCAAAGTGGTGGCGCGTGTGCGCCAACCGGCGCGGCCGGTCGGGCTGCTGGTGAACAACGCCGGGTTCGCCGTGCGCCAGTCCTTCTTGAAAGCCTCGCTGCGCGACTTGGCGGCGATGGAGAAAGTCATGGTCCACTCGGTCATGGTGTTGTCGCACGAGGCTGCCCGCGCCATGGTCGAGCGGCGACGCGGGGCCATCCTCAACGTGTCCTCTGTCGCCGCCTACCTGGCTTCCGGCGTTTACGCCGCCGACAAGGCCTGGGTCAAGACCTTCACAGAAGGCCTGGCGGTCGAGTTGCGGGGCACGGGGGTGACCGCGACGGCGCTGTTGCCGGGGTTGACGCGCACGGAGTTTCACGCTCGGGCGGGTTTGGACTATCTGTCCTACCCATCCGTGGCGTGGCTTTCCGCCGCCGATGTCGTCTCGCGGGCCCTGTCGGACGTCCGCCGCGGCGCTGTCCTTTCGACCCCGTCTTTGCGGTACGGGGTCATTGGGCAGATCGCCCGGGTGCTGCCAAGGTCCCTGGTGCGAGCGATCAGCGGGGTGGAGGACCGATGA